One Deinococcus reticulitermitis genomic region harbors:
- a CDS encoding polyprenyl synthetase family protein translates to MRSDLLSRVLSLLPDQSETPELTRFYTLMRDYPQRGGKGIRSELLLASARAHGLREGGPGWEGALWLAASLELFQNWVLIHDDIEDDSEERRGRPALHRICGLPVALNVGDALHAYMWAAVGRAGVPGAFEEFLQMIHRTAEGQHLDLAWVEGREWNLREADYLKMVQLKTAHYTVIVPLRLGALAAGAEPRETFTPAGLALGTAFQIRDDVLNLAGDPHKYGKEIGGDLLEGKRTLIVLHWLARAPEEQRVVFLDQMRRDRADKDPAVTAQIHRWLLEGGSVAYAQDYAQRQAQEGLKLLEQSLATAPDPQAAAELVGGVRELATRDG, encoded by the coding sequence ATGCGTTCCGATCTGCTCTCCCGCGTGCTGTCGCTGCTGCCCGACCAGAGCGAGACGCCCGAACTCACGCGCTTTTACACGCTGATGCGCGACTATCCCCAGCGCGGCGGCAAAGGCATCCGCTCGGAGCTGCTGCTCGCCTCGGCGCGGGCGCATGGCCTGCGCGAGGGGGGGCCGGGCTGGGAGGGCGCCCTGTGGCTCGCCGCCAGCCTGGAACTGTTCCAGAACTGGGTGCTGATCCACGACGACATCGAGGACGACTCGGAAGAGCGCCGGGGCCGGCCGGCCCTGCACCGCATCTGCGGCCTGCCCGTCGCGCTCAACGTCGGCGACGCCCTGCACGCCTACATGTGGGCGGCCGTGGGGCGCGCGGGAGTGCCGGGGGCTTTCGAGGAATTCCTCCAAATGATCCACCGCACCGCCGAGGGCCAGCACCTCGACCTCGCGTGGGTCGAGGGGCGCGAATGGAATCTGCGCGAGGCCGACTACCTGAAGATGGTGCAGCTCAAAACCGCGCACTACACCGTGATCGTGCCGCTCCGCCTCGGCGCACTCGCGGCGGGCGCCGAGCCGCGAGAGACGTTTACCCCGGCGGGGCTCGCGCTCGGCACCGCCTTCCAGATCCGTGACGACGTGCTCAACCTCGCGGGCGACCCCCACAAGTACGGTAAGGAGATCGGCGGCGACCTGCTCGAGGGCAAGCGCACCTTGATCGTGCTGCACTGGCTGGCGCGGGCACCGGAGGAGCAGCGCGTGGTCTTCCTCGACCAGATGCGCCGCGACCGCGCCGACAAGGACCCCGCCGTGACCGCGCAGATTCACCGCTGGCTGCTCGAGGGCGGCAGCGTCGCGTATGCCCAGGACTATGCCCAGAGGCAGGCGCAAGAAGGCCTGAAGCTGCTCGAACAGTCGCTCGCCACGGCGCCCGATCCGCAGGCCGCCGCGGAACTCGTCGGCGGTGTGCGCGAGCTGGCGACGCGCGACGGGTGA
- a CDS encoding N-formylglutamate amidohydrolase, which produces MARDELLILAPHPSGQLPADVLIEMLGEDAFDTQKREAFVRHVFFQGDPYTDLIYAVPGARFLQAPWSRFAADLNRDRTDTEDNGVVKVMDFARTPLYPPGHRLTPEAKERRLRRIWDPFDAQVRAELPGTRLMIVGHSMAESGPALGPDQGAPRPALTLMLGTEREPTFPREGWDALRSACERAFAPVLTGRHQRVAVGDPWTTDTLSLHHSAHSGVPAFGLEINVGLYYAEWSVLRDEALRELNACFAEFADRALELVRGLPAPVPQR; this is translated from the coding sequence ATGGCCCGCGACGAGCTGCTGATTCTCGCCCCCCACCCCTCCGGGCAACTGCCCGCCGACGTCCTGATCGAGATGCTTGGGGAAGACGCCTTTGACACGCAGAAGCGCGAGGCGTTCGTGCGCCACGTCTTTTTCCAGGGCGATCCCTACACCGATCTGATCTACGCGGTGCCCGGCGCGCGCTTCCTGCAAGCGCCCTGGAGCCGCTTCGCCGCCGACCTCAACCGCGACCGCACCGACACCGAGGACAACGGCGTGGTCAAGGTGATGGACTTTGCCCGCACGCCTCTGTACCCGCCGGGCCACCGGCTCACCCCCGAGGCCAAGGAGCGGCGGCTGCGCCGCATCTGGGACCCCTTCGACGCCCAGGTGCGCGCCGAGCTGCCCGGCACCCGGCTGATGATCGTGGGCCACTCGATGGCCGAGTCCGGCCCCGCGCTCGGCCCCGACCAGGGCGCGCCCCGTCCGGCGCTTACCCTGATGCTCGGAACCGAGCGCGAGCCCACCTTCCCGCGTGAGGGCTGGGACGCGCTGCGCTCGGCGTGCGAACGGGCCTTCGCGCCGGTCCTGACCGGACGGCACCAGCGCGTCGCGGTGGGTGATCCCTGGACCACCGACACCCTGAGCCTGCACCACAGCGCCCACAGCGGCGTGCCGGCCTTCGGCCTCGAGATCAACGTGGGGCTCTACTACGCCGAGTGGAGCGTGCTGCGGGACGAAGCGCTGCGCGAGCTCAACGCCTGCTTTGCCGAGTTCGCGGACCGGGCGCTGGAGCTGGTCCGGGGCCTGCCGGCCCCTGTGCCTCAGCGGTAG
- the recF gene encoding DNA replication/repair protein RecF (All proteins in this family for which functions are known are DNA-binding proteins that assist the filamentation of RecA onto DNA for the initiation of recombination or recombinational repair.), whose amino-acid sequence MAPVRLESLSTLNYRNLAPETLSFPAGVTGIFGENGAGKTNLLEAAYLALTGQTDVTRLEQLIQAGETEAYVRADVQQGGSLSIQEVGLGRGRRQLKVDGVRVRTGDLPRGGAVWIRPEDSELVFGAPAGRRAYLDSLLSRLSARYGQQLSRYERTVSQRNAALRGGEEWAMHVWDDVLVKLGTEIMLVRRRALTRLDELAREANAGLGSRKTLTLTLSESTAPETYAADLQSRRAEELARGSTVTGPHRDDLTLTLGGFPASEYASRGEGRTVALALRRAELELLREKFGEDPVLLLDDFTAELDPHRRQFLLDLAASVPQAIVTGTECAPGAALTLRAHSGRFTPEPPLTEPPLPASPSLDPPGLESTAEPVGAGGAALRSGGEGP is encoded by the coding sequence ATGGCCCCTGTGCGCCTCGAGTCCCTCTCCACCCTGAATTACCGGAACCTCGCGCCGGAGACACTGAGTTTTCCGGCGGGCGTGACCGGCATCTTTGGGGAAAACGGCGCGGGCAAGACCAACCTGCTCGAAGCCGCCTACCTCGCCCTGACCGGCCAGACCGACGTGACGAGGCTGGAGCAACTGATCCAGGCCGGCGAGACCGAGGCCTACGTGCGCGCCGATGTGCAGCAGGGCGGCAGCCTCAGCATTCAGGAGGTCGGCCTGGGGCGCGGGCGCCGGCAGCTTAAGGTGGACGGCGTCCGGGTCAGGACCGGCGACCTGCCGCGCGGCGGAGCGGTGTGGATCCGGCCCGAGGACTCGGAGCTTGTGTTCGGGGCTCCGGCGGGGCGCCGGGCCTACCTCGATTCGCTGCTCTCGCGCCTGAGCGCGCGCTACGGCCAGCAGCTCTCGCGCTACGAACGCACGGTCTCGCAGCGCAACGCGGCCCTGCGCGGCGGTGAGGAGTGGGCGATGCACGTCTGGGACGACGTCCTCGTCAAGCTCGGCACCGAGATCATGCTGGTGCGGCGCCGCGCCCTGACCCGCCTCGATGAACTGGCCCGTGAAGCCAACGCGGGGCTCGGCAGCCGCAAGACGCTGACGCTGACGCTCAGTGAGAGCACCGCCCCCGAGACCTACGCCGCCGACCTGCAAAGCCGCCGCGCCGAGGAACTCGCCCGGGGCTCGACCGTGACCGGGCCGCACCGCGACGACCTGACGCTCACGCTGGGCGGCTTTCCCGCGAGCGAGTACGCCAGCCGGGGCGAGGGGCGCACGGTGGCGCTCGCGCTGCGCCGGGCCGAACTCGAACTGCTGCGCGAGAAGTTCGGTGAGGACCCGGTGCTGCTGCTCGACGACTTCACCGCCGAGCTCGACCCGCACCGTCGCCAATTCCTGCTCGACCTCGCCGCGAGCGTGCCGCAGGCCATCGTGACCGGCACCGAGTGCGCGCCCGGCGCCGCCCTGACCCTGCGGGCGCACTCCGGGCGCTTCACGCCGGAGCCCCCCCTCACCGAGCCGCCCCTTCCCGCATCCCCCAGCCTGGACCCTCCTGGCCTGGAATCCACAGCCGAGCCGGTGGGCGCGGGCGGCGCGGCGCTCCGCTCCGGGGGCGAGGGGCCGTGA
- a CDS encoding DUF721 domain-containing protein, producing the protein MTRRAGGPLDLSVLIGATLGKSRLGSGVQRARALLLWPQAVGPEIARLTRPRSQQGGTLYIEVRDSTAAHHLTMQRHHFLRRLNALLGEGQHISELRFSVGSVAAPPDAPRAAPLPAPDRARARKLVQEVEDPELRQAALRAAEAVTRARKWREEQGWRPCPVCNERAEEQPCRDCTLTLADPNVRRAARTLLRSPEALEGVRERLGESGANGARHLALEQLTEQMDLLALECARSGGDEGYVTFLKAQAEVYLCLKLGLKRQGLRRAHRIELPERARQVLSAGRGDGEGRG; encoded by the coding sequence GTGACCCGGCGCGCGGGCGGACCGCTCGACCTGTCGGTGCTGATCGGGGCGACGCTCGGCAAGAGTCGCCTCGGCTCGGGCGTGCAGCGGGCGCGGGCGCTGCTGCTGTGGCCGCAGGCGGTGGGGCCGGAGATCGCGCGGCTGACCCGGCCCCGCTCGCAGCAGGGCGGGACCCTCTACATCGAGGTGCGTGACAGCACGGCGGCGCATCATCTCACCATGCAGCGACACCATTTTCTGCGCCGGCTCAACGCGCTGCTCGGGGAGGGTCAGCACATCAGCGAACTGCGCTTCTCGGTGGGCAGCGTGGCCGCGCCGCCAGACGCCCCGCGCGCCGCGCCGCTGCCGGCCCCGGACCGCGCCCGCGCGCGCAAGCTCGTGCAGGAGGTCGAAGACCCCGAGCTGAGGCAGGCTGCCCTGCGCGCCGCCGAAGCCGTGACCCGCGCGCGCAAATGGCGTGAGGAGCAGGGCTGGCGCCCCTGCCCGGTGTGCAATGAGCGCGCCGAGGAGCAGCCCTGCCGCGACTGCACCCTCACCCTCGCCGACCCCAACGTCCGGCGCGCGGCCCGCACGCTGCTGCGAAGTCCCGAGGCGCTCGAAGGCGTGCGCGAGCGCCTGGGAGAAAGTGGAGCGAACGGAGCGCGTCACCTCGCCCTCGAACAGCTCACCGAACAGATGGACCTGCTCGCGCTCGAATGCGCGCGCTCGGGCGGCGACGAGGGCTACGTCACCTTCCTGAAGGCTCAGGCTGAGGTCTACCTCTGTCTCAAGTTGGGCCTGAAACGCCAGGGGCTACGCCGCGCCCACCGCATCGAGCTGCCCGAGCGCGCGCGGCAGGTGCTGAGCGCCGGGCGGGGCGACGGGGAAGGCCGGGGATGA
- the fni gene encoding type 2 isopentenyl-diphosphate Delta-isomerase — translation MTEPGTTAPGTSEITTRKVRHIDACLMPDSQYQGVSTGLSAVPWPYRALPEVNLEEVDLSTTFLDRRLHAPVLIGAMTGGAEKAARINRHLAEAAQRLGVGMMLGSQRVMLERPEVRATFAVREHAPDILLIGNLGAAQFGLGYGPTEARRAVQEVGADALAIHVNPLQEALQKGGDTRWHGVLGALGRLVPQLDFPVVLKEVGHGLDAPTLQAASPFGFAAYDVAGAGGTSWARVEQLVRHGRVLTPELCELGVPTAQALREARAALPGAPLIASGGIRSGLDAARALRLGADVVAVARPLLEPALDSAEAVEAWLRNFIEELRVALFVGGYSYLGALRAAQERGS, via the coding sequence ATGACTGAGCCGGGCACGACGGCGCCGGGCACGAGCGAGATCACCACGCGCAAGGTCCGCCACATCGACGCCTGCCTGATGCCGGACAGCCAGTACCAGGGGGTGAGCACCGGCCTGAGCGCCGTGCCCTGGCCTTACCGCGCGCTGCCCGAGGTCAACCTGGAGGAGGTGGATCTCAGCACCACGTTCCTGGACCGGCGTCTGCACGCTCCGGTCCTGATCGGGGCGATGACGGGCGGCGCGGAGAAGGCCGCGCGCATCAACCGGCACCTGGCCGAAGCGGCGCAGCGGCTCGGGGTGGGGATGATGCTCGGCTCGCAGCGGGTGATGCTCGAGCGTCCTGAGGTGCGCGCCACCTTCGCGGTGCGCGAGCACGCCCCGGACATCCTGCTGATCGGCAACCTCGGCGCGGCGCAGTTCGGGCTCGGCTATGGCCCCACCGAGGCCCGGCGCGCGGTGCAGGAGGTGGGGGCCGACGCCCTCGCCATTCACGTCAACCCCCTGCAAGAGGCGCTGCAAAAGGGCGGCGACACCCGCTGGCACGGCGTTCTCGGCGCGTTGGGCCGGCTGGTGCCGCAGCTCGACTTTCCGGTGGTTCTCAAGGAGGTGGGGCACGGCCTCGACGCGCCGACCCTCCAGGCCGCCTCACCCTTCGGTTTTGCGGCCTACGACGTGGCGGGCGCAGGCGGCACCAGCTGGGCGCGCGTCGAGCAACTCGTGCGGCATGGCCGGGTGCTCACCCCGGAGCTGTGCGAACTCGGCGTGCCGACGGCGCAGGCGCTGCGGGAGGCGCGCGCCGCCTTGCCGGGCGCTCCCCTGATCGCCTCCGGGGGCATTCGCAGCGGCCTGGACGCGGCCCGCGCGCTGAGGCTCGGGGCCGACGTGGTGGCGGTCGCCCGGCCCCTCCTTGAACCGGCGCTCGACAGCGCCGAGGCGGTCGAGGCCTGGCTCAGGAATTTTATTGAGGAGTTGCGGGTCGCGCTGTTTGTGGGTGGGTACAGCTACCTGGGAGCCCTGCGGGCAGCGCAGGAGCGCGGCAGCTAA
- a CDS encoding chlorite dismutase family protein, translated as MSEGSTDRPIPDASTSAAPVQPSGPSVAAPKAKRGRTVDLDPSGQVTGREPDRAMRQFLSYAFYKLDPAFRRLPHAEREEMKAEFLAAAEAWVEEAEAVKGLIQRSYSLVGIRDDVDFMLWRIAFDVNDFQDAQARLNRTRLMGYLHQSATYLAMQKRSQYVNRIQGSGHGLEILPGQGKYLFIYPFIKTRAWYDLTPYARQGMMDEHIYASEPFKGVRINTSYSYGIDDQEFVVSFDSDYPQEFVDLVHRLRYTEASNYTLQDTPMYTCVKKELPAVLADLA; from the coding sequence ATGTCTGAAGGCTCCACCGACCGCCCGATCCCTGACGCCTCGACCTCCGCCGCACCTGTGCAGCCCTCCGGCCCGTCTGTCGCCGCGCCCAAGGCCAAGCGGGGGCGGACGGTCGACCTCGATCCCAGCGGCCAGGTCACCGGACGCGAGCCCGACCGCGCCATGCGGCAATTCCTGAGCTACGCCTTTTACAAGCTCGACCCCGCCTTCCGCCGGCTGCCGCACGCCGAGCGCGAGGAAATGAAGGCCGAGTTCCTCGCCGCCGCCGAGGCGTGGGTGGAGGAGGCCGAGGCGGTCAAAGGTCTGATTCAGCGCAGCTACTCGCTCGTCGGCATCCGTGACGACGTGGACTTCATGCTCTGGCGCATCGCCTTCGACGTGAACGACTTTCAGGACGCCCAGGCGCGGCTCAACCGCACCCGATTGATGGGCTACCTGCACCAGAGCGCCACCTACCTCGCCATGCAGAAGCGCAGCCAGTACGTCAACCGTATTCAGGGCAGCGGACATGGCCTGGAAATCCTGCCCGGGCAGGGCAAGTACCTCTTTATCTACCCCTTCATCAAGACCCGCGCCTGGTACGACCTGACGCCCTACGCCCGCCAGGGGATGATGGACGAGCACATCTACGCCTCCGAACCCTTCAAGGGCGTGCGGATCAACACCTCGTACTCCTACGGGATCGACGATCAGGAGTTCGTGGTGTCCTTCGACTCGGACTACCCCCAGGAGTTCGTGGACCTCGTGCATCGGCTGCGCTACACCGAGGCGAGCAACTACACCCTGCAGGACACCCCGATGTACACCTGCGTGAAAAAGGAACTGCCCGCCGTCCTGGCCGACCTCGCCTGA
- the malQ gene encoding 4-alpha-glucanotransferase, which yields MKLNRSSGVLLHPTSLPGAYGIGELGASARHFVDWLARAGQRYWQVMPLGPTGYGDSPYQAFSAFAGNPYLVDLDTLRAEGLLQSADFEATPPFDPRKVDFGTQFVWRNQMLDRAYAHFSFGVHPELAAEFGAFKTQEAAWLDDYALFMALKAAHGGLPWNAWEAPLRDREPRALQQARARLSSAIDRVAFGQFLFFRQWRAVREYARARGVQVIGDIPIFVAMDSSDAWAGRDQFYFDDQGQPTVVAGVPPDYFSETGQLWGNPLYNWERMRESGFEWWIERFRGSLKLYDIIRVDHFRGFAGYWEIPFPAETAIQGRWVPALGHEMFEAVGRALGPLPIIAEDLGVITPDVEKLRDDFGFPGMAVLQFAFGGGDFSVNEFLPGNLKENRVVYTGTHDNDTTRGWWVKADESEKHAFRVYTHSDPSEESFAWMLTEIAFGSRAVLAVVPLQDLLNLGSEARMNLPGTTGDHNWTWRLDPEALRPELAQRLRELTERTGRA from the coding sequence ATGAAACTCAACCGTTCCAGCGGCGTCTTGCTGCACCCGACCAGCCTTCCCGGGGCCTACGGCATCGGAGAACTCGGGGCGAGCGCGCGGCACTTCGTGGACTGGCTCGCCCGGGCCGGGCAGCGTTACTGGCAGGTGATGCCGCTTGGTCCCACCGGTTACGGCGACAGCCCCTACCAGGCGTTTTCGGCCTTCGCCGGCAACCCGTACCTCGTCGACCTCGACACCCTCCGGGCCGAGGGCCTGCTTCAGAGCGCCGATTTCGAGGCCACGCCGCCTTTTGATCCGCGTAAAGTCGATTTCGGCACGCAGTTCGTGTGGCGCAACCAGATGCTCGACCGCGCCTACGCCCACTTCAGCTTCGGGGTGCACCCGGAGCTCGCCGCCGAGTTCGGGGCCTTCAAGACGCAGGAGGCCGCCTGGCTGGACGACTACGCGCTGTTTATGGCCCTTAAAGCCGCGCACGGCGGCCTGCCGTGGAACGCCTGGGAAGCGCCGCTGCGTGACCGTGAGCCGCGGGCGCTGCAACAGGCGCGCGCGCGGCTCTCCAGCGCGATCGACCGGGTGGCGTTCGGGCAGTTTCTCTTCTTCCGCCAGTGGCGCGCGGTGCGCGAGTACGCCCGGGCGCGCGGCGTGCAGGTGATCGGGGACATTCCGATTTTTGTAGCGATGGATTCGAGTGACGCCTGGGCAGGCCGCGACCAGTTCTACTTCGACGATCAGGGCCAGCCCACGGTGGTCGCGGGCGTGCCGCCGGACTACTTCAGCGAGACCGGGCAGCTGTGGGGCAACCCCCTCTACAACTGGGAGCGGATGCGCGAGAGCGGTTTCGAGTGGTGGATCGAGCGCTTCCGCGGCAGCCTGAAGCTCTACGACATCATCCGGGTCGACCACTTCCGGGGCTTCGCCGGGTACTGGGAGATTCCCTTTCCCGCGGAAACAGCCATCCAAGGGCGCTGGGTGCCGGCGCTCGGGCACGAGATGTTCGAGGCCGTGGGCCGGGCGCTCGGGCCCCTGCCGATCATCGCCGAAGACCTCGGGGTGATCACACCCGACGTGGAGAAGTTGCGCGACGACTTCGGTTTCCCGGGAATGGCGGTGCTTCAGTTCGCCTTCGGCGGCGGAGATTTCAGCGTCAACGAGTTTCTGCCCGGTAACCTCAAGGAAAACCGCGTGGTGTACACCGGCACCCATGACAACGACACCACGCGCGGCTGGTGGGTCAAGGCCGACGAGAGCGAGAAACACGCCTTTCGGGTTTACACCCACTCGGATCCGAGCGAGGAGAGTTTCGCCTGGATGCTCACCGAGATCGCCTTCGGCAGCCGCGCGGTGCTCGCGGTGGTGCCGCTGCAGGACCTGCTCAACCTCGGCAGCGAGGCGCGGATGAACCTGCCCGGCACGACCGGCGACCACAACTGGACCTGGCGCCTCGACCCGGAGGCGCTGCGGCCTGAGCTCGCGCAGCGCCTGCGCGAGCTGACCGAGCGGACCGGACGGGCTTAA
- a CDS encoding cob(I)yrinic acid a,c-diamide adenosyltransferase: MKLYTKTGDGGSTGLYGADRVSKAHPRVEAYGTVDELNSLLGLVRAHNAASPSRDAPQDTQVETDLESLQNALFDLGADLATRPGTPYEKNLVRIDAEDVAALEAMIDRYQEAAPPFTGFVHPGGTPAAAALQVARAVARRAEREVIRLLEVEEANAQVQIYLNRVSDLLFIMARALNARSGIQEEAWTVKKRR, from the coding sequence ATGAAGCTCTACACCAAGACGGGCGACGGCGGCTCCACCGGGCTGTACGGCGCCGACCGCGTGAGCAAGGCGCACCCGCGCGTGGAGGCCTACGGCACCGTCGACGAACTCAATTCGCTGCTCGGCCTCGTCCGTGCCCATAACGCCGCCTCGCCCAGCAGAGACGCGCCCCAGGACACGCAGGTAGAGACCGACCTCGAATCCCTGCAAAACGCCCTCTTCGACCTCGGCGCCGACCTCGCCACGCGCCCCGGCACCCCCTACGAGAAAAATCTGGTGCGGATTGACGCCGAGGACGTGGCCGCCCTCGAAGCGATGATCGACCGCTACCAGGAGGCTGCGCCGCCCTTCACCGGCTTCGTGCATCCCGGCGGCACGCCCGCCGCCGCTGCGCTCCAGGTCGCCCGCGCCGTGGCCCGCCGCGCCGAGCGTGAGGTGATTCGGCTGCTCGAGGTGGAGGAGGCCAACGCGCAGGTGCAGATCTATCTCAACCGCGTCTCGGACCTCCTGTTCATCATGGCGCGCGCGCTGAACGCCCGCAGCGGGATTCAGGAAGAGGCCTGGACGGTGAAGAAGCGGCGCTGA